A stretch of the Erpetoichthys calabaricus chromosome 3, fErpCal1.3, whole genome shotgun sequence genome encodes the following:
- the pth4 gene encoding parathyroid hormone 4, with protein sequence MLLSQRSVRALVFVIIVMFSSTKAQDTESKRAVTEHQFMHDKGRAMQSLKRLIWLSSAMGGVHTATGRDLSEMEPAWDHLSGQGRTNFDSPTSKKTQAFKRLLTFLIRDGQRGDTLQTVFNSLLLRDTSRQVPELATSNEK encoded by the exons ATGCTCCTCTCCCAAAGATCTGTCCGGGCTCTGGTTTTCGTGATCATTGTAATGTTTTCGTCTACAAAAGCACAGGACACCGAAAG CAAGAGGGCAGTAACTGAGCATCAATTCATGCATGACAAAGGCAGAGCTATGCAAAGTCTAAAGCGTCTCATTTGGCTGTCCAGTGCCATGGGAGGAGTACATACAGCCACCGGCAGGGATCTGTCCGAAATGGAACCTGCTTGGGATCATTTAAGTGGACAAGGGAGAACGAATTTTGACAGCCCTACATCCAAGAAGACACAGGCTTTCAAAAGACTGCTCACCTTTCTGATTCGGGATGGCCAGCGGGGAGATACGCTACAGACTGTCTTCAATAGTCTGCTCCTTCGAGACACATCCCGCCAAGTGCCGGAACTGGCGACAAGCAATGAGAAGTAA